CCCAATGGAAATGAACTTTGCCTTACTCATTTTGCTCCTCCTAGCTTTTCTAAATCTTATACCTGAGATAATTACATTATTTTGCCTACTAAGTCAAGACATTTTAATCCCAAACTAGGCAAAATTCTTATAAATAATTATAAGAATTGAAATTAGTTATAACATATTTTGCTATCAAAACCTAGCTATTAATGTTATTATTTAAAGTTAGAGCTAAAACTGGGTCTAAATATATGAAAAAATTAGTGTTTTTTCCTTTTTATTTTAGTGTTTTAGTGCTATTTTGCACTAACTTAACGCTCCCAGTACATTCTGATCCGATTTTTGGTGATGACGAAGTTATATCCATGATTCCGGCCAATAAATCGGTATTTGTTGATCTAAGAGACAAAAACAGTGTTGATTTGCGGTTTAGAAAACACTCAAATGATAAATCATTAGAAGATTTTAGCGATTTTCTTCGTGACTCTAGAAACGTATACTTCACAATTTGGATTATTCGAATAATTCAAGTAAATGCCCTGGATATTCATAATAAAGATCAACAAACCTTTGTTAATCCGCTTAGGTGGTGGAGAAATTTCTTTGGTTTCCAGAATAAAAACCGAAAAAGAGGCGATTTTGAGCTCAAAGACGGAGATAGTTTTAAGACTAACTGGGTAGCGCACCCGGCTTTTGGAGCTTATACATATTTATTCTACAGGGCTAAGGGGTATAACTTCTACACATCTACTTTGGGTTCTTTTGCCCAGAGTGCGCTTTTTGAGTATACAATTGAAGGAGTAGCTCAATCACCGTCTATACAAGATCTTATTATTACACCTGGGGTTGGAGTTCCTTTGGGAATAATTCTTGAAGAAACTTCCGATTGGCTGGTTGGGAGAGAAAGCGGGTTTTTAAATGCTGTTGGTTATCTTGTAAATCCCATGAAAATAATAGTTCCTGAGCAGGATAAAGTAAACGTAGGGCCGCTCATAAGCGGGCAGGTAGTTATAGGGTTTCAATGGTAGAGGAAAATATAATATGAGTATAGAAGAAGGATCAGCAGTTGCCGGAGCATTTTGGGCTAATTCGCCGGTCATAGCAATTACCAGCGCTTGGGAGGGGAAAGTTAACGGGCAAATTGCAGTAACTGCGGTTACATCATCAATTGTGCATGAGATACCAAGGTTATTAGTAGGTATATGGAAAGCCAACTATACACATGAATTTATTACAAAAAGCAAAGCCTTCACAGTGCACCTGTTGAGAAGAGAGCAGATCAGCCTCGTAAGGAACTTTGGATTCTACACCGGTCGAGACAGAAAAAAGTTTGAAAATTTAGACTATGAAATTGGTGTTACTGGAAGCCCCGTCTTATATGACGCACATTCATACGCAGAGTGTAGAGTGATAAACGCAATGGACGGTGGGGACATGACTGCATTTATAGTAAGCGTTGTGGACGGAAAGTTATATGATGCTGGTCCGTGGATGACTCTTAACGATTTCTATACTGATGCACCGCAGGAATGGATCGCAGAGTATGGACAAAAATTGGTACAATCCGTGTCATCTTCAATGGAGATTATAAACAAGATTGATTATTCCGCCTATAAGCCCTAATTATCATTTGTATCCTGTCTTTGCTCGGGAACGATTATCAAACTTACAGGCTTGTAATTCCTAAGCACTACCAGATTAGTCGGGATTCCTGCTTTGGATCCCCCAACGGCATATACATAGTCGTAAATACTTCTTATCTCAACCCCGTTGTATTCAATTATTGTATCCTCACTCTTTAGTCCAGCACTATCGGCAGGGCTGCCCTCTTTCACACCCATTAATTTCACACCCTTTGTCTGATTTGAATAATCAGGGATAGTTCCAAGATATATATTGAATTTAGCAAAGCCTTTTTTGGGTTCATCTTCGTTGGAAAAAGTAAGCTCTATATCTTGGGTAGCCAATTTGCTTATTAGTGATTCCATAAGCTTAAGCACTTTTTGCTGACCTTTAGAATTTATTTTGTCCCAGTCATCTTCTGGCGTGTGATAATCATCATGAAGCCCGGTGAAGAAATGAAGGACCGGTATCCCCTTTGCAAAAAACACAGACTGATCACTGGGGGCAAAACCAGATTTGTCTAAGCTTAATTCAAAGCCAAACTGTTGGTTTGCAGAATTTATCAGATCGTTCCATTTGGGGGATGATCCGACTCCAAGCACTGTGAGTTTATTGTCTTCAAGCCGCCCAATCATATCCATATTTATCATGGCTATTGTTTTATCTAAGGGCAGTTTTGGATTATCTATATAGTTGGATGCTCCTATCAAACCTAACTCTTCGGCGGAAAATGCAATAAAGACAAGGCTTCTTTTTAGAGACTCTTTATTACAAGAGAAATATTTTGACAGCTCAATAAGACCTGCTACCCCTGAGGCATTATCATCAGCGCCGTTATGTACTTCTCTTTTTGCTGTATTGGTCGCCCTTGAGTTTCTCTTGCCAAATCCAATATGATCATAGTGAGCTCCTATAAATATGTACTCGCTTTTAAGCTCTGGGTCTGATCCTTCGATCATTCCAATCACATTAGAGCTCTCACCCCTCTCCTCGATTATTTGAGTCTTGATATCTGCGATAGTACTGGGAATTAAAAACGATGCGTTCTCTTTTTCAGAGAGTTGTTGTTCTAACTTTTTGAGATCTTTGCCTTGGGCCTTAAGAACTCGCTGTGCTTTATCTCTTCTAAGAATCAGTGATTTTATTCCAGAATCAGAGTAGGAAAAGTCTAGTCCAACTTTTGTGATGTCAGGCTCTTCTTCCTGGGAATAAGGCGTTACAAAAATTATTGCGCTTGCTCCTTTTTCCCTTGCGTTTAGTGCTTTATATCTAAGGGGAGCATAATTATAAAACGGGCTATTTATATCATAGCCTTCGGGGGTATAACGAAGCACCATCACTACTTTGCCCTTAACATCTATGCCTTCATAATCATCGTAATTCAGTTCTGGAGCGCTTATGCCGTATCCAGCAAAAACCATGTATTCAGAGACTTCTCCGCTGGTTGAAAAACTAAGAGAATTATAATCATTGCCTAGTATCAGCTTGTTATTGTTACCCTCGATTTCAATTTCAAAGCTGTTATCGGTTCCAAGACTGATTCCCTTGGTGAAGAAGAAATTTTGATAATAAGAGCCATTATCACCGATCGGTTTTAGCCCTGCATTTTGAAATTCGGAGACAATGTACTCAGCGGCTTCTTGAGCGCCTTTTGTTCCCGACATCCTTCCCTCAAGCTCATCTGATGCTAAATAGCGTATGTGAGAAATTATTTTCTGATCATCAAAAGTTAAATTATTACAGTTATGTTGTGAATTAGCCGGATTTATTGAAATGATAATAAAAAGTATTAGTGTTGATAACGAGAGCAAAATATTCATACGGAAATAAGTTACCACATGATATAGCAAATGGTTTGAGAACTATGGTTTGCACACAGGTATAAACCATGTAAGACTTATTTCTAATTGTTTGACATGGAGAGAGAATGTACCCAACACTTTTCACAATAGGAGACATACAGGTCTCCTCTTTTTCTTTCATGGTCTTAATTGCCTTTCTAGTTGCATATTTTATTGGGGAATCAGAACTAAAAAGAAAGGGCCTAAACAGCAATCTGGCAGATCTGCTTCTAATTGCCTGTGTTCTTGGCGGCTTGGGCGGATCAAAATTATTGTTCCTATATCAAAATGTTGCGCTTTCAGATTTCTTTTCAGACCCAGTTAGATATCTGGCTTCAGGGTTTACCTTTTTGGGCGGCTTTATAGGGGCACTAGTGTTAATGTGGTTTGTAACACAGATGAAAAGAGTTAGGTTCTTAGTAGTCACAGACGCTGCCGCGCCGGCTCTTATACTCGCGTATGGGGTTGGAAGAATTGGGTGTCTGTTGGTAGGTGATGATTATGGCAAACCCTCTAATCTACCTTGGGCTATGGCTTTTCCTAATGGAGCACCCCCAACTATAGTTGCAGTTCATCCAACTCAAATCTATGACACAATATGCATGTTCATATTTTTTATTATCCTATGGAGCATTAGAAAGAGAAATTATCCAATTGGCTGGATGACAGCCGTTACGCTAATGGTGCTGGGTGTGCAGAGATTTATGGTTGAATTTTTAAGAAGCACTACACCTAGCTTTGTTCCCGGTTTCTCTCAAGCTCAGGTAATATCTGTAGTACTGGTAATAATAGGCGCCGTGCTGTTATACAAAGTGAGTCAGCATGAAGGCCGCGGTAAGGAATCTACCGCCTACTGAGGTGAGGATTAATGCACATCGTAATACTCGGAGCTGGTCAGGTCGGATCATTTATTGCAAGAAGCCTTTGCGTTGAAAACGATATAGTAGTTATTGAAAGAAACCCAGAGACAGCTGATAAATTAAGAGAATCCTTTGATGTAATCGTAACAGAAGGTAATGGCGAGGACATAGCTGTTCTCAAAGAAGCACAGATTGACAAAGCCGATATCCTCCTTGCCGTCTCAGGTGATGACAGAACCAATATTATGGCTGCCACCTATGCCGCTTCATTAGATGTTCCAAAAATTGTATGCCGTGTTAGAAATCCAAATTATCTTGAATACCCAAAGTTGATAAAAAATACCGACGTTTCTATAGTACATCCTTGGGCCATTATATCTGAGAAAATTTCAAGTTTAATCGGTTCACCGTTTGCTTGGAAAACCGAAACTTTGGCACAGGGCAAGATTAAAATGTTCAAACTAAGGGTCGAGGAAAATACTCCAATAGTGGGCAATACACTTGCTAATCTTGGTCCGCCAAAGGCTTGGATATTTGTTGCAGTCTCAAGAAACGGCAAAATCTCTATTCCTACAGGGGAGACAAAGCTTGAAGCTGGAGATTATGTATTTGCACTTGGTGTGCCGGATATTCTTGGAAAACTAAAGGAACTTTTCGGCGTTCATGAAAAGGAAATAAAATCAGCAGTTGTTGTCGGGGGCGGAAGACTCGGGAGAGGGGCTGCTAAACTTTTATCTAAAAACAATATTGCTACAAAATTAATCGAAAGCAACGCTGACAGAGCCAGAAAAGCAGCTGAAGATTTAGATCATGTCCTTGTTTTTAAGGGCGACGCCACTGACACTGAAACATTAAAGGAGGCAGGAATAGAATCTGCAGACTATTTTATAGCGCTCACAGGGGATGATGAAAACAATGTTTTAAGTGCAC
This window of the Thermodesulfobacteriota bacterium genome carries:
- a CDS encoding M20/M25/M40 family metallo-hydrolase, which translates into the protein MNILLSLSTLILFIIISINPANSQHNCNNLTFDDQKIISHIRYLASDELEGRMSGTKGAQEAAEYIVSEFQNAGLKPIGDNGSYYQNFFFTKGISLGTDNSFEIEIEGNNNKLILGNDYNSLSFSTSGEVSEYMVFAGYGISAPELNYDDYEGIDVKGKVVMVLRYTPEGYDINSPFYNYAPLRYKALNAREKGASAIIFVTPYSQEEEPDITKVGLDFSYSDSGIKSLILRRDKAQRVLKAQGKDLKKLEQQLSEKENASFLIPSTIADIKTQIIEERGESSNVIGMIEGSDPELKSEYIFIGAHYDHIGFGKRNSRATNTAKREVHNGADDNASGVAGLIELSKYFSCNKESLKRSLVFIAFSAEELGLIGASNYIDNPKLPLDKTIAMINMDMIGRLEDNKLTVLGVGSSPKWNDLINSANQQFGFELSLDKSGFAPSDQSVFFAKGIPVLHFFTGLHDDYHTPEDDWDKINSKGQQKVLKLMESLISKLATQDIELTFSNEDEPKKGFAKFNIYLGTIPDYSNQTKGVKLMGVKEGSPADSAGLKSEDTIIEYNGVEIRSIYDYVYAVGGSKAGIPTNLVVLRNYKPVSLIIVPEQRQDTNDN
- a CDS encoding flavin reductase family protein; amino-acid sequence: MSIEEGSAVAGAFWANSPVIAITSAWEGKVNGQIAVTAVTSSIVHEIPRLLVGIWKANYTHEFITKSKAFTVHLLRREQISLVRNFGFYTGRDRKKFENLDYEIGVTGSPVLYDAHSYAECRVINAMDGGDMTAFIVSVVDGKLYDAGPWMTLNDFYTDAPQEWIAEYGQKLVQSVSSSMEIINKIDYSAYKP
- a CDS encoding prolipoprotein diacylglyceryl transferase; this translates as MYPTLFTIGDIQVSSFSFMVLIAFLVAYFIGESELKRKGLNSNLADLLLIACVLGGLGGSKLLFLYQNVALSDFFSDPVRYLASGFTFLGGFIGALVLMWFVTQMKRVRFLVVTDAAAPALILAYGVGRIGCLLVGDDYGKPSNLPWAMAFPNGAPPTIVAVHPTQIYDTICMFIFFIILWSIRKRNYPIGWMTAVTLMVLGVQRFMVEFLRSTTPSFVPGFSQAQVISVVLVIIGAVLLYKVSQHEGRGKESTAY
- the trkA gene encoding Trk system potassium transporter TrkA; protein product: MHIVILGAGQVGSFIARSLCVENDIVVIERNPETADKLRESFDVIVTEGNGEDIAVLKEAQIDKADILLAVSGDDRTNIMAATYAASLDVPKIVCRVRNPNYLEYPKLIKNTDVSIVHPWAIISEKISSLIGSPFAWKTETLAQGKIKMFKLRVEENTPIVGNTLANLGPPKAWIFVAVSRNGKISIPTGETKLEAGDYVFALGVPDILGKLKELFGVHEKEIKSAVVVGGGRLGRGAAKLLSKNNIATKLIESNADRARKAAEDLDHVLVFKGDATDTETLKEAGIESADYFIALTGDDENNVLSALLARNLGAKRTTVLYTKPDYIDVIEAIGVDRAISVRLSVANEILSLLHMHGVAHVALVEEGRAEVLEFDVTSETQILGTPLKDVDFPHGSIIGIVLRDEEVIIPRGDYTPALGDRVIIFSLPEAVHKVEMMLGQ
- a CDS encoding DUF3943 domain-containing protein translates to MKKLVFFPFYFSVLVLFCTNLTLPVHSDPIFGDDEVISMIPANKSVFVDLRDKNSVDLRFRKHSNDKSLEDFSDFLRDSRNVYFTIWIIRIIQVNALDIHNKDQQTFVNPLRWWRNFFGFQNKNRKRGDFELKDGDSFKTNWVAHPAFGAYTYLFYRAKGYNFYTSTLGSFAQSALFEYTIEGVAQSPSIQDLIITPGVGVPLGIILEETSDWLVGRESGFLNAVGYLVNPMKIIVPEQDKVNVGPLISGQVVIGFQW